A window of Syntrophorhabdaceae bacterium contains these coding sequences:
- the rpmG gene encoding 50S ribosomal protein L33, which yields MRQLVILACSECKNRNYTTTKNKQKTPERLEIKKFCKFCKKHTSHKETK from the coding sequence ATGAGGCAACTCGTTATACTTGCTTGTTCAGAGTGTAAAAACAGAAATTACACAACAACAAAAAATAAACAGAAGACTCCAGAAAGACTTGAGATAAAAAAGTTTTGCAAATTTTGTAAAAAACATACATCCCATAAGGAGACAAAATAA